The following coding sequences are from one Pocillopora verrucosa isolate sample1 chromosome 5, ASM3666991v2, whole genome shotgun sequence window:
- the LOC131799362 gene encoding long-chain-fatty-acid--CoA ligase 1, with protein sequence MDLPPEQQSVEVEGTDGARRTTLSSEIIARQYPDVTTVYESFLRGVKLSGDGPCLGTRDPISKKYTWLTYNQVHERATFVGAGLVALGCEPSQQTFIGIYGPNRVEWALTDLGCQMFSMISVPVYDTHGAEECIYIINHANLSTIVCNEDKVPLLLEKAQLCKELKNLIKIGSSVTQEEDKKAKDMVSTSSPDIGKESYQERKPAKPEDILTVCYTSGTTGPPKGAILTHANLVADISAYRWTMHQAGFELTTEDVHLSFLPLAHMYERINHLNLFVSGGRIGYYSGDVKQLLEDCKELKPTIFTPVPRLLNRIYDKIMSEVSKSKLKKWIFQMALKSKENDLKRQIISKNTIWDHLVLRKIQSLLGGHVRYMPCGSAPLSAQVTTFIRCIMGCHLTEGYGQTECTAAATFQLFNDVTTAGHVGPPVPCNIIKLVDVEEKEYYAKNGQGEICLKGPNVFKGYLHDPKKTAETIDEDDWLHTGDIGEWLPNGTLKIIDRKKNIFKLSQGEYIAPEKIQNVYLRSPFVAQAFVIGNSFKSFLVAVIVPDAEVIEAWAKKNEVEGDVKQLCQDEIINKVILEDIWAKGREGDLNSLEQVKKIYLHPEMFSIENGLLTPTFKAKRSEILKTFKDQIERLYEEVETGN encoded by the exons ATGGACCTACCACCAGAACAGCAATCTGTTGAAGTAGAG GGTACTGACGGAGCTCGGCGGACCACGCTGTCATCTGAAATAATTGCAAGGCAATATCCGGATGTTACCACTGTGTATGAAAGCTTTCTCCGCGGAGTAAAACTGTCAG GGGACGGTCCTTGCCTAGGAACAAGGGATCCAATCAGTAAGAAGTACACGTGGCTGACATATAACCAG GTTCATGAGAGGGCAACGTTCGTTGGCGCGGGCCTGGTCGCTTTAGGTTGCGAGCCCTCACAACAGACCTTCATTGGGATCTATGGACCAAACCGAGTGGAG tGGGCTTTAACTGATCTGGGATGTCAGATGTTCTCAATGATTTCCGTGCCAGTGTACGATACTCACGGCGCTGAAGAATGCATCTACATCATAAACCATG CCAACCTTTCTACTATTGTTTGTAACGAAGACAAGGTTCCATTGCTTCTTGAAAAGGCCCAGTTGTGCAAGGAGctgaaaaatttgataaaaataggATCCTCTGTCACTCaagaagaagataaaaaagcaaaagatatGGTCTCAACCTCATCTCCA GACATTGGAAAAGAGAGCTATCAGGAACGAAAG CCTGCTAAGCCCGAAGACATTTTGACAGTATGTTACACAAGTGGAACAACAG GTCCACCAAAGGGAGCCATCCTGACACATGCCAATCTTGTCGCTGACATCTCAGCATATCGTTGGACGATGCACCAG GCCGGTTTTGAGCTGACAACGGAGGATGTGCATCTGTCATTTTTACCGCTAGCTCACATGTACGAACGGATAAATCAC CTGAACTTGTTTGTAAGCGGAGGAAGGATTGGGTACTACAGTGGTGACGTCAAACAGTTGCTAGAAGACTGCAAAGAGCTGAA GCCAACTATATTCACACCCGTGCCTCGCTTACTAAACAGAATCTACGACAAG ATCATGTCTGAGGTATCCAAGAGTAAACTGAAGAAGTGGATTTTTCAAATGGCACTTAAGTCTAAGGAAAATGATCTTAAAAG GCAAATCATCAGCAAGAACACGATATGGGATCATCTGGTTCTGCGTAAAATACAG AGTTTACTTGGTGGTCACGTGCGATACATGCCTTGTGGTTCCGCACCTCTGTCAGCTCAGGTGACGACATTCATCAGATGCATCATGGGATGTCAC CTGACCGAGGGTTACGGTCAGACCGAATGCACAGCTGCTGCCACCTTCCAGCTGTTCAATGACGTCACAACAG CCGGACATGTTGGCCCTCCAGTTCCGTGTAATATTATTAAGCTTGTCGACGTGGAAGAGAAAGAATACTACGCTAAAAATGGTCAGGGAGAG ATTTGTCTGAAAGGTCCCAACGTCTTCAAAGGCTACCTTCACGACCCTAAGAAAACTGCCGAAACTATTGACGAGGATGACTGGCTCCATACTGGTGACATTGGTGAATGGCTTCCG AATGGAACTTTGAAAATCATtgatagaaagaaaaacattttcaagctTTCCCAG gGAGAGTATATTGCTCCAGAGAAGATCCAGAATGTATATTTACGCAGTCCATTTGTTGCGCAGGCCTTTGTTATTGGAAACAGCTTTAAG TCCTTCTTAGTTGCCGTCATTGTACCAGATGCTGAAGTGATAGAAGCCTGGGccaaaaaaaatgaagtggAGGGAGACGTGAAACAGCTTTGTCAAGATGAG attataaataaagttatattGGAAGACATCTGGGCCAAAGGAAGAGAAGGAGATCTTAATTCATTAGAACAG GTCAAGAAAATCTATCTTCATCCTGAGATGTTTAGCATTGAAAACGGACTTCTCACGCCAACCTTCAAGGCCAAGCGTTCAGAGATACTCAAGACTTTCAAAGACCAAATCGAGCGGCTTTACGAAGAGGTGGAGACTGGGAATTAA
- the LOC136280682 gene encoding tetratricopeptide repeat protein 28-like, producing MLEFESLLSITQLKIWLSEVVEAKEYLLQCIAKYEQIRTFLKGNSEFKISLLEEHGTFPYHSLTNLLCYIEKFGDALYVEELGRARVLAELMADKYSVESHISADPQSWFGIENIVRRENDCVFLYIAYRERRVLLWVLRANGGTCFRKTDEVEVNTLIDEQVCDVEGIFKKSAAGFGVLPTANCEDRSLDDKVTTSLHKESRANLRGGQTKDTERIHDLCYKWFVAPVEDLLTEPEIIIVPDRFSYRVPFAALRDESAGRYLSEKYRIRIVPSLTTLRIIQECPADYHSLTDALVVGDPTVGEVHYNGRLTEITPLLCARKEAEMVGRLLGVQPLLGSRATKQAVLQAIPSVSLIHLAAHGNAERGEIALSPQRATNDIPQEEDYLLTMSEIQGVQVRAKLVVLSCCHSGRGLVKKEGVLGIARAFLTSGARSVLVASWAIEDEATEQLMNHFYEHLVRGESASESLHQAVQWLRSNSFPKPSQWAPFVLMGDNVTFDFTKKGILQSFRKGSSKFLLLHN from the exons ATGCTTGAGTTTGAAAGCCTTCTCAGTATTACTCAATTAAAGATATGGCTGTCAGAGGTTGTGGAAGCAAAGGAATATCTCCTTCAATGTATTGCAAAATACGAGCAAATCAGAACTTTTCTGAAAGGAAACagtgaatttaaaatttctctgtTGGAGGAACACGGTACTTTTCCCTATCATTCACTCACTAACTTGCTGTGCTACATTGAAAAATTTGGAGATGCTCTCTATGTTGAGGAACTGGGACGAGCAAGGGTCCTCGCAGAATTAATGGCAGACAAGTATTCGGTGGAAAGCCACATCTCAGCTGATCCACAATCATGGttcgggattgaaaacatcgtGAGGAGAGAAAATGACTGTGTTTTCTTGTATATTGCGTACAGAGAGCGGCGTGTTCTTCTCTGGGTATTGAGAGCAAATGGAGGCACTTGCTTTCGAAAAACAGATGAAGTGGAAGTAAACACTCTTATTGACGAGCAAGTTTGCGATGTGGAAGGCattttcaaaaagagcgccgCTGGCTTTGGCGTTTTACCCACGGCAaactgcgaagatcgatctttgGATGACAAAGTGACGACATCTCTTCATAAGGAGAGCCGAGCAAATTTGCGAGGTGGACAAACTAAAGATACCGAAAGAATTCATGATTTGTGCTACAAATGGTTCGTCGCACCTGTGGAAGACTTACTTACAGAGCCTGAAATCATCATTGTGCCGGATCGTTTTTcgtaccgagtcccatttgctgccttgcgtgATGAATCTGCCGGAAGGTATTTATCGGAGAAGTACAGAATCCGTATCGTCCCTTCACTGACGACTCTCCGAATCATTCAAGAATGTCCAGCGGACTATCACAGTCTAACTGATGCACTGGTTGTGGGTGATCCTACGGTCGGCGAAGTGCACTACAATGGACGTCTCACTGAAATTACACCATTACtctgtgcaagaaaggaagccgAGATGGTTGGTCGACTGCTGGGTGTTCAGCCTTTGTTAGGAAGTCGCGCAACAAAGCAGGCAGTACTTCAAGCGATACCTTCGGTAAGTCTAATACATCTTGCCGCTCATGGAAAtgccgaaagaggagagattgccctctctCCTCAACGTGCTACTAACGATATTCCTcaagaggaagactacctcctgacTATGTCCGAAATTCAAGGAGTTCAagtgcgagctaaactggtagtactcagctgttgtcacagtgggcgtggattGGTTAAAAAGGAAGGAGTCCTTGGAATCGCTCGTGCATTCTTAACATccggtgcacgttcagtgttggtagcatcgtgggctatAGAAGACGAAGCAACGGAACAGCTCATGAATCATTTCTACGAACACCTCGTgcgtggagaaagtgccagtgagtctcttcaccaggccgttcaatggttgagaagcaatAGTTTCCCTAAACCTTCCCAATGGGCTCCGTTTGTGCTGATGggggataacgtgacatttgattttacgaaaaaagg AATACTGCAAAGCTTTAGGAAgggatcaagtaaatttttgCTGCTACACAACTAA
- the LOC136280683 gene encoding tetratricopeptide repeat protein 28-like codes for MSDAAEILKSVQIGLNVVIFLLNTDRGLQATELCNECASLLQNLDCGSHLNISVVISNACYAMSGNANGELYTKRLLYTLHHAGRLTIQLGDKYKAQCGFVEAKQLYNSALIIMQTIGHKREEAMAHQRLGTVCISLSEMQKAKIHLEKAVIIAIEIGDRQAEGKSKGNLGNMFYHLGKYQKAEECYKEALAIAIEIGHRQGESTSYGSLGDVFNSLGEYQKAKKYYKKALAIAIEIGDRCGEGTVNGKLGDVFHSFGKYEKAKECHKKALAIAIEIGDRQEEETINGNLGNVFNSLGEYQKAKEYYENALAIAMEIGNRKGEGTSIGNLGTVFNSLGEYQKAREYFEKSLAIAIEIGDRQGEGTINGNLGDLFHSLGKYQKAKECHQKALAIAIEIGDRKGEETIYGNLGDMFSSLGEYQRAKECSEKALAIAVEIGDRRGEGKINGKLGNVFRSLSEYQKAKEYNEKALAIAIEIDDKQGEEVSNGNLGNVFMSLGEYQKARVYYDKALAIAIEIGESKGRLFLSLGNVYFKLRKNRQAKEYLDKAVGISIASGDRILGAYATASLAAVFASVNDCQKAKEHFEKALTISRDCGSRQKIVLRKPIP; via the exons ATGAGTGACGCTGCAGAAATCCTAAAGTCAGTCCAGATAGGTTTaaatgtcgtcatatttcttctcaacactgatcgtggcctacaagcgactgagttatgtaatgaatgCGCAAGTCTACTTCAAAACCTTGACTGTGGTAGTCACCTTAATATCTCTGTTGTAATATCCAATGCATGCTACGCCATGTCTGGTAACGCAAATGGGGAACTATATACCAAGAGACTTCTTTACACCTTGCACCACGCTGGAAGACTAACCATTCAACTGGGAGACAAATATAAAGCCCAGTGCGGGTTTGTAGAGGCAAAGCAACTTTACAATAGCGCACTCATCATCATGCAAACGATTGGTCACAAAAGAGAAGAAGCAATGGCACATCAAAGACTTGGAACTGTATGTATAAGCCTCAGTGAAATGCAGAAGGCAAAAATACATCTCGAGAAAGCAGTCAtcatcgcgatagaaattggtgacagacaaGCAGAAGGAAAGAGTAAAGGGAACCTCGGAAATATGTTTTATCaccttggcaaatatcagaaggctgaGGAATGTTACAAGgaagcacttgccattgcgatagaaattggtcACAGACAAGGAGAAAGCACTAGTTACGGGAGCCTCGGAGATGTGTTTAATTCCCTAggagaatatcagaaggctaaaaaatattacaagaaagcacttgctatcgcgatagaaattggcgacagatGTGGTGAAGGAACAGTTAACGGGAAACTCGGAGATGTGTTTCACTCCTTTGGCAAATATGAGAAGGCTAAGGAATGtcacaagaaagcacttgccattgcgatagaaattggcgacagacaagaagaagaaacaataaacgggaacctcggaaatgtgtttaaTTCCttaggcgaatatcagaaggctaaagaatattacgagaatGCACTCGCCATCGCGATggaaattggcaacagaaaaggagaaggaacaagtatcgggaacctcggaactgtaTTTAATTCCctaggcgaatatcagaaggctcgAGAATATTTCGAGAAATCACTTGCCATagcgatagaaattggcgacagacaaggagaggGAACAattaacgggaacctcggagatctgtttcattcccttggcaaatatcagaaggctaaggAGTGTCAccagaaagcacttgctattgcgatagaaattggcgacagaaaaggagaagaaacaatTTACGGGAACCTCGGCGATATGTTTAGTTCCCTAGGGGAATATCAGCGGGCTAAAGAATGttccgagaaagcacttgccatcgcggtagaaattggtgacagacgAGGCGAAGGAAAAATTAACGGGAAactcggaaatgtgtttcgtTCCCTtagcgaatatcagaaggctaaagaatataacgagaaagcacttgctatcgcgatagaaattgacGACAAACAAGGAGAAGAAGTAagtaacgggaacctcggaaatgtgttcatgtcccttggcgaatatcagaaggctagaGTATATTACGacaaagcacttgccatcgcgatagaaatcggcgagAGCAAAGGAAGGTTATTCTTAAGCCttggaaatgtttattttaagcttCGAAAAAATCGGCAAGCTAAAGAATATTTGGACAAGGCAGTTGGCATCAGTATAGCAAGTGGTGACAGAATACTAGGAGCCTACGCTACTGCAAGTTTGGCAGCTGTTTTTGCTTCAGTGAATGACTgtcagaaagcaaaagaacatTTTGAGAAGGCGCTTACCATCAGCAGAGACTGTGGCT CAAGGCAGAAGATTGTATTGAGAAAGCCTATTCCATAA